The Chryseolinea soli genome contains a region encoding:
- a CDS encoding PQQ-binding-like beta-propeller repeat protein codes for MPHVPGVFFRLLYRYGFAVAMGFLLMHCGRRKSEVVWMKDIGVIGSQSSPRTADLDGDGVLDLVMGAGKNEFQKSAYGIVALNGKTGELLWKQTATDQVYGSATFCDINADGTPDIFIGGRSPHLKALNGKTGDVLWEYHASDHAQDSILKYARFNFNNSVLVPDQNGDGIKDLLTVNGGNAAAAPDSEVNRFPGVLMLFDSKTGNILAADTMPDGKESYMSPLCFSQPGSSDLTLIFGTGGETINGHLYAGHLQDLLQHRLANATAIATETGHGFIAPPSIADINADGYRDIVAITHGSTVVAVDGKTLQPLWTQSVKGTECSNSFAVGYFTDDDVPDFFTFVSRGQWPNSAGSRQVLIDGKTGAIAYTDSIGCTGFSSPVVYDLNHDGRDEVILSVNEFDCALGFAGKTPPVMENKLIAIDFRKSDVQVIDQTQGFKNIFSTPWIGDLDGDGYLDIVHCQYYHHGNLLLFLGTRIKRIATPIRVKAPVRWGAYMGTFGDGIFDGDHINP; via the coding sequence ATGCCGCATGTTCCCGGTGTGTTTTTTCGCCTGCTTTACCGCTATGGATTTGCGGTCGCGATGGGCTTTCTGCTGATGCACTGTGGGAGGCGAAAAAGCGAAGTCGTGTGGATGAAAGATATTGGCGTCATCGGCTCGCAATCCTCGCCACGCACCGCCGACCTCGACGGCGACGGTGTGCTGGACCTGGTGATGGGTGCCGGCAAAAATGAATTTCAAAAAAGTGCTTATGGCATCGTCGCCCTGAATGGAAAAACGGGCGAACTCCTGTGGAAGCAAACCGCCACCGACCAGGTTTATGGCTCCGCCACGTTTTGCGACATCAACGCCGACGGCACCCCCGACATTTTCATCGGCGGCCGTTCCCCCCATCTCAAAGCCCTTAACGGCAAAACCGGCGACGTCCTTTGGGAATATCATGCCTCGGACCATGCACAGGATTCCATCTTGAAATACGCGCGTTTCAATTTCAACAACAGCGTCCTCGTCCCCGATCAAAACGGCGATGGCATCAAAGACCTCCTCACCGTGAACGGCGGTAACGCCGCGGCCGCCCCGGACTCAGAGGTGAACCGGTTCCCCGGGGTGCTCATGCTGTTCGACAGCAAAACGGGAAACATCCTGGCCGCCGACACCATGCCCGATGGCAAAGAGTCCTATATGTCGCCCCTTTGCTTTTCGCAACCGGGTAGTTCCGATCTCACCCTCATCTTTGGGACCGGCGGCGAAACCATCAACGGCCATCTATACGCAGGCCACCTGCAAGACCTCTTGCAACACCGCCTCGCCAACGCTACCGCCATTGCCACGGAAACCGGCCACGGCTTTATCGCACCACCCTCGATAGCCGACATCAACGCCGATGGCTACCGTGACATCGTGGCCATCACACACGGCAGCACCGTCGTGGCTGTGGATGGCAAAACCCTTCAACCCTTGTGGACCCAATCCGTGAAGGGCACGGAGTGCAGCAATAGCTTTGCCGTGGGATATTTCACCGACGATGACGTCCCCGATTTCTTCACCTTTGTCAGCCGCGGCCAGTGGCCCAACAGTGCCGGCTCACGCCAGGTGCTCATCGACGGCAAAACGGGCGCCATCGCGTATACGGATTCCATCGGCTGCACCGGTTTTTCATCCCCCGTAGTCTACGACCTCAACCACGACGGCCGCGACGAAGTCATCCTCAGCGTAAATGAATTCGATTGTGCGTTGGGTTTTGCCGGCAAGACCCCGCCCGTCATGGAAAACAAACTTATCGCCATCGACTTTCGCAAAAGCGACGTGCAGGTGATCGACCAAACCCAAGGCTTCAAAAACATTTTCTCCACCCCCTGGATTGGAGACCTCGACGGCGATGGCTATCTCGACATCGTACATTGCCAGTACTATCACCATGGCAATCTGCTCCTGTTTTTAGGAACCCGCATCAAACGCATCGCCACACCCATCCGTGTCAAAGCGCCGGTGCGGTGGGGAGCGTATATGGGAACGTTTGGCGATGGCATATTCGATGGCGATCATATAAACCCGTAA
- a CDS encoding VCBS repeat-containing protein, which yields MQPWATSSKTLTLRLCPPLMLFLLCSGCGKKETASPATATDKTAPLFTLLAADITGIGFVNKVVDEEKFNVLTYRNFYNGGGVAIGDINNDGLPDIYFTSNQDKNKLYLNKGNFVFEDITEKAGVAGTKVWSTGVTMADVNADGWLDLYVCNSGDVDGAFRENELFINNGNGTFTEKAKAYNLNNEGYSTHAAFFDYDQDGDLDCYILNNSFKDPARIELYSKMRERSDPGGDKLMRNDGEKFTDVTTAAGIYSSAVGFGLGVAVSDVNNDLLPDIYVSNDFWERDYLYINQGHGKFHEELIDRIDYCSVSSMGADIADLNNDGSPEIFTTDMLPADNYRLKATIAFDPYHLEDTKYRANYHYQMVQNCLHLNDGHGFFQEIALQAGVSATDWSWGALIFDFENDGRKDIFVSNGIQRDIMSMDFREFIGDAQKKNEVISRRGKFDYRDFITLIPSRPLANYAFESTGEWSFHDKAQVLGLAQPSFSNGSSYADLDADGDLDLVVSNINAPCFVYRNEANTKEKNHYLKTTFKGPARDPFGIGAQVTLKMGSQILTLQNFNSRGFQSSIEPSLLFGLGKTDHIDTLTVTWPDGKKETLTQLKADQSLALDYAKAAPSPAINPPYLAHNDFEDVSAQVLHGDATHHENRHNDFDQEILLTRMLSTEGPRLVKGDVNGDGKEDLILLGASGDPCKLFVQKTDGTFMLKPTPAFVTDKKFESTCGTFFDQDADGDLDLMIGSGGNEPEMDRSYFLVRCYKNDGKGNFSPNPTAIPQLIGNFSTLLAEDFDHDGRAEIFLGARAVPGNYGLPPQSYLLKYDHGEWLNIALPSLGNVGMVTDATWADTNGDGFKELVVVGDWMSIHIFKNDKGMLTDPDTVPHSTGWWNRIQAADLDKDGDMDFVVGNWGLNTKFKASTSRPVGMYVNDFDDNGKSEPIITWYPPLDTIPYPFVSKVELTSQLPALRKRILKYADYATKTYDSLFPAAIRERSLVYKAETLESAILWNDGATFRLTSLPKEAQVSPVFAILADDLDQDGAIDLWLGGNFYALKPQVGRHDASRGVFLKGNGTSFHYQPQEHTSLYMKGEVRDAAVINTSQGKRIFVARNNASMLVFRKR from the coding sequence GTGCAACCCTGGGCAACATCATCAAAAACACTAACGCTGAGGCTCTGTCCTCCCCTCATGCTCTTTCTGTTGTGCAGTGGCTGCGGTAAAAAAGAAACTGCTTCCCCTGCCACAGCAACGGACAAGACCGCACCGCTCTTCACGTTGCTCGCCGCCGACATCACCGGCATTGGCTTTGTAAATAAAGTAGTGGACGAAGAGAAGTTCAACGTACTTACCTATCGCAACTTCTACAACGGCGGTGGCGTGGCCATTGGTGACATCAACAACGATGGCCTGCCGGATATTTACTTCACCTCCAACCAGGACAAAAACAAACTCTATCTCAACAAAGGCAATTTCGTTTTTGAAGACATCACCGAAAAAGCCGGCGTGGCCGGAACAAAGGTCTGGAGCACGGGCGTTACCATGGCCGACGTGAACGCCGACGGCTGGCTCGACCTCTATGTCTGCAACTCCGGTGATGTCGACGGCGCCTTTCGCGAGAACGAGCTTTTCATCAACAACGGCAATGGCACATTCACCGAAAAAGCGAAAGCCTATAATCTCAACAACGAAGGCTACTCCACCCACGCCGCTTTTTTTGACTATGACCAGGACGGCGATCTCGATTGTTACATCCTCAACAATAGTTTCAAAGACCCCGCCCGCATCGAACTCTACAGCAAGATGCGCGAACGCTCCGACCCCGGTGGCGACAAGCTGATGCGCAACGATGGCGAGAAGTTCACCGATGTCACCACCGCGGCGGGCATCTACAGCAGCGCCGTGGGCTTTGGGTTGGGTGTGGCTGTGAGCGATGTCAACAATGATCTGCTGCCGGATATTTATGTGAGCAACGACTTTTGGGAGCGTGACTATCTCTACATCAACCAGGGCCACGGCAAATTCCACGAAGAGTTGATCGACCGCATCGACTATTGTTCCGTGTCCAGTATGGGGGCAGACATTGCCGACCTCAACAACGACGGCAGCCCCGAGATCTTCACCACCGATATGCTCCCCGCCGACAACTACCGGCTCAAAGCCACCATCGCCTTCGATCCCTATCACCTCGAAGACACCAAATATCGCGCAAACTACCACTATCAAATGGTGCAGAATTGTCTCCACCTCAACGATGGCCACGGTTTTTTCCAGGAAATCGCCTTGCAGGCCGGTGTGTCGGCCACGGACTGGAGCTGGGGGGCGCTCATTTTCGACTTTGAGAATGACGGCCGCAAAGACATCTTTGTCAGCAACGGCATCCAACGCGACATCATGTCCATGGACTTTCGCGAGTTCATCGGCGACGCGCAAAAAAAGAACGAGGTCATCAGCCGCCGCGGCAAATTCGACTATCGCGATTTCATCACGCTCATCCCCTCCCGGCCGTTGGCAAACTATGCCTTTGAAAGTACAGGCGAGTGGTCCTTCCACGACAAAGCACAAGTATTAGGATTGGCGCAGCCCTCTTTCAGCAACGGATCGTCCTATGCCGACCTGGATGCCGACGGTGACCTCGACCTGGTGGTCAGCAACATCAACGCGCCCTGCTTTGTCTACCGGAACGAAGCCAATACCAAAGAGAAAAATCATTATCTCAAGACCACGTTCAAAGGACCTGCTCGCGATCCCTTTGGCATCGGCGCGCAAGTGACTTTGAAAATGGGCTCGCAAATCTTGACGCTCCAAAACTTCAACAGCCGCGGCTTTCAAAGCAGCATTGAACCGTCGTTACTGTTTGGTCTCGGAAAAACAGATCACATCGACACCCTCACCGTGACCTGGCCCGACGGCAAGAAGGAGACTTTGACGCAACTAAAGGCCGACCAATCCCTCGCGCTCGATTATGCAAAGGCCGCACCAAGCCCGGCAATAAATCCTCCATACCTGGCACACAACGATTTTGAAGACGTCAGCGCGCAAGTCCTCCACGGTGACGCTACGCATCATGAGAATCGACACAACGACTTTGACCAGGAAATTCTGCTCACGCGGATGTTGTCCACCGAAGGACCGCGCCTGGTAAAAGGAGATGTAAACGGCGACGGCAAAGAGGATCTCATTCTCCTGGGCGCGTCCGGCGACCCTTGCAAATTGTTCGTCCAAAAAACCGACGGCACGTTCATGCTCAAACCTACACCCGCATTTGTAACCGACAAGAAATTTGAAAGCACCTGCGGCACCTTCTTCGACCAGGATGCCGACGGCGATCTCGATCTCATGATCGGCTCTGGAGGAAACGAACCCGAAATGGATCGTTCTTATTTCCTGGTGCGTTGCTACAAAAACGACGGCAAAGGAAACTTCTCACCCAACCCCACCGCCATCCCACAACTCATCGGCAATTTTTCCACCCTGCTCGCAGAAGATTTTGATCATGACGGCCGCGCAGAGATCTTCCTGGGCGCACGCGCTGTGCCGGGCAACTACGGTTTGCCGCCGCAAAGCTATCTGCTCAAATATGACCACGGCGAATGGCTCAACATTGCCCTTCCCTCGCTGGGCAACGTGGGCATGGTCACCGACGCCACCTGGGCCGACACAAACGGCGACGGATTCAAAGAACTCGTTGTGGTAGGTGACTGGATGTCCATCCACATTTTCAAAAATGACAAAGGCATGCTCACCGACCCCGACACCGTGCCGCACAGCACCGGCTGGTGGAACCGCATCCAGGCGGCCGACCTCGACAAAGACGGCGACATGGATTTCGTTGTCGGCAACTGGGGACTCAACACCAAGTTCAAGGCATCGACCAGCCGTCCCGTAGGGATGTACGTCAACGACTTCGACGACAACGGCAAAAGCGAACCCATCATCACCTGGTATCCCCCACTCGACACGATCCCCTATCCCTTCGTTTCCAAAGTGGAACTCACCAGCCAATTGCCCGCGTTGCGAAAACGCATTCTCAAATACGCCGACTACGCCACAAAAACCTACGACTCCCTTTTCCCCGCTGCCATTCGCGAGCGCTCGCTGGTCTACAAAGCCGAAACCCTCGAGAGCGCTATTCTTTGGAATGATGGGGCAACCTTCCGGCTAACATCGTTGCCGAAGGAAGCACAAGTCTCACCGGTGTTCGCCATCCTCGCCGACGACCTTGATCAAGATGGTGCCATCGACCTTTGGCTCGGCGGAAATTTCTATGCGCTAAAACCCCAGGTTGGTCGCCATGATGCCAGTCGTGGTGTGTTCTTAAAGGGCAACGGTACTTCGTTCCATTACCAACCTCAGGAACATACGTCGCTTTATATGAAAGGTGAGGTTCGCGATGCGGCGGTCATCAACACTTCGCAAGGCAAACGGATCTTTGTTGCGCGTAACAATGCTTCTATGCTGGTGTTTCGTAAGCGTTGA
- a CDS encoding SusD/RagB family nutrient-binding outer membrane lipoprotein, with the protein MKQLHKYLLSTILVVIFVAGCDTDSLHNLNNSPQFVNELNLNFLFTSAQLGSASGGAAGDNRYIDWRTNIGMCSYAIQQLANAGGGIAPGDKYTDNAETSSAPFEFIYGDELNNLAAILRQSGPGGYAEGKYLNLRQAARIVRAQLFHRLTDYYGSVPYSEALQGVDKIFYPKYDKQKAIYADLLKELDEATAALSDGNADEGFGAADLYYDGDIDKWKKFGYSLMLRLAMRISNVDQATAETYIAKAVAGGGFESNDDNVWVPMALAPSQWVNQNGISRAFYPGDGGQPTFLSKTFIDWLKGANPNDVSDDDPRLMIICGGIGDWNPPKWEPTVSDPLKQKGMPNGYDAPGLQVYEGAPKPVDQDATYSKINPLMLDNDESYMLMNYAEVEFLMAEAAERGLGGLSAGAAPAHYAAGVKAAMQMFTPYDATLTVSDGEVATYLATYPYTGTQSEKLAMIGEQLWASKFLNWWEAWSDWRRTGIPALTPTNYPGNITGGTIPQRLRYPNAEVAGNPNFAAGATSPNLYTTKVWWAGGPE; encoded by the coding sequence ATGAAGCAATTACATAAATATCTCCTGTCGACGATTCTGGTGGTGATCTTTGTTGCAGGCTGTGATACGGACTCCCTGCACAACCTCAACAATAGTCCACAATTCGTCAATGAACTCAATTTGAATTTTCTGTTCACGTCTGCGCAATTGGGCTCGGCTTCGGGCGGTGCTGCGGGTGACAATCGTTACATCGATTGGCGCACCAATATCGGCATGTGTTCTTATGCCATCCAACAGCTTGCCAACGCCGGCGGCGGTATCGCACCGGGCGACAAGTACACCGACAATGCAGAAACGTCGAGTGCACCATTTGAATTTATCTATGGTGATGAATTGAATAACCTGGCGGCAATCCTTCGTCAAAGCGGACCCGGCGGATATGCCGAGGGCAAATACCTGAATCTTCGCCAGGCCGCCCGCATCGTACGCGCCCAGCTTTTTCACCGGCTCACCGACTACTATGGAAGCGTGCCGTATAGCGAAGCCCTTCAGGGCGTGGACAAGATCTTCTATCCCAAATACGATAAGCAAAAGGCCATCTATGCCGACCTGCTGAAGGAATTGGATGAAGCCACAGCCGCTTTGAGCGACGGCAATGCGGACGAGGGTTTTGGAGCAGCCGATTTGTACTACGATGGTGACATCGACAAGTGGAAAAAATTCGGCTACTCGTTGATGCTGCGCCTGGCCATGCGCATTTCGAATGTCGATCAGGCCACAGCCGAAACCTACATCGCCAAAGCGGTTGCCGGCGGTGGTTTCGAGAGCAACGACGACAACGTGTGGGTGCCGATGGCGCTGGCCCCCAGCCAATGGGTGAATCAAAACGGCATCAGCCGTGCGTTTTATCCTGGCGACGGCGGTCAACCTACCTTCCTGAGCAAGACCTTTATCGATTGGCTGAAGGGCGCCAACCCCAACGACGTATCGGATGATGATCCACGGTTGATGATCATCTGCGGCGGCATTGGCGATTGGAATCCTCCTAAGTGGGAACCCACGGTAAGCGATCCGCTGAAGCAAAAGGGCATGCCCAATGGTTACGATGCACCAGGCCTCCAGGTTTATGAAGGTGCACCCAAACCCGTGGATCAGGATGCGACGTACTCCAAGATCAATCCGTTGATGCTCGACAACGACGAGTCTTACATGCTCATGAACTATGCCGAAGTGGAATTCCTGATGGCCGAAGCCGCCGAGCGCGGTCTGGGTGGCCTCTCTGCCGGCGCAGCACCGGCACACTACGCAGCCGGTGTAAAAGCAGCCATGCAAATGTTCACGCCTTACGACGCCACGCTTACCGTTTCTGATGGCGAGGTTGCCACCTACCTGGCGACTTACCCGTATACAGGAACACAATCAGAAAAACTCGCCATGATCGGCGAACAATTGTGGGCAAGTAAATTCCTCAACTGGTGGGAAGCCTGGTCGGATTGGAGAAGAACCGGTATCCCCGCGTTAACGCCGACGAATTATCCTGGTAACATCACCGGCGGCACAATTCCGCAACGCCTCCGCTATCCCAATGCGGAAGTGGCCGGCAACCCCAACTTCGCCGCTGGCGCAACATCACCCAACCTCTACACGACCAAAGTGTGGTGGGCTGGAGGACCCGAATAG
- a CDS encoding SusC/RagA family TonB-linked outer membrane protein: MKKLYRCMGLPLAMLLLFTSMALAQNRTVTGLITDENGTGMPGVNVIVKGTSNGTTTDSDGKYSIGVPEGTATLVVSFIGYATQEVDVGSRTAIDVKMASDVKQLNEVVVTALGIERNTKALQSSVTQISGDNFTQAREVNMANGLAGRVAGVNVTKIASGPAGSSRIVIRGAKSLNTQAGAMNQPLYVIDGIPMDNTNYGQAGVWGGGDQGDGTSSISPDDIQSMTVLKGASAAALYGSRAAQGVILITTKKGTARKGVGIEFNSNFVFDKIYNLTDWQHSYGSGAYTGVGSLANRVATKASNPEDVQSAFDNGWYDQAWGPKMDGSTVYHFDGKAHPYSYQGDQWDKFYRTGTSFTNSLAFTGGSETQNFRFSMANLNSKSVMPNSGFDRVNLSLASNSKFGKKLTLTTKIMYSNEKAKNRPNVSDSPGNAIQSVYYINNDYNIDEYRGDPNKPGAVWTGGPTPLDGKGNGQELQGSSNLWGQNPYWAAYQFKNTDTRDRILASGQLRYDITNFLYAQVKGGMDWSTKRGSQLTPEGTGYQLPGALTEYEARAREINLEYIVGFNKTFGKFNINAFGGGNKMTSEYEKSDLAGNGFNTPFLASISNAASKTFNYDYRKQGINSLFGSAEISFQNYLFLTATARKDWFSVLNYPHNNKFYPSIGASFVFSDAFAGLPQWLSFGKIRASWGRVGNAFSVVPYSTNLQYTTGLTHLSRPLGYYSSANTTNNGNLPNPDLVPYISTETEFGMDVRFFESRLGIDLTYYSQKTTEDILNAPISRASGFGTTSVNLGELTNKGIELLITGQPLRGAVTWDISLNFAKNNSKIVSLIPGTNILNVEEPRTRTVFVSQIVGQPFGTLTGVKQKVSPDGQLIYDKDGAPLTDNNYYVLGKGVPDFTGGLNNSFTYKQFNLAFLIDFKSGGKIYSGTNVRMTEAGFHKQTLQGRDGEAPLTINGVTEVTDASGAVTGYEPINRALAPGEAQNYWSQLGERAQDHFVYDASFIKLRQVTLGYNLPRTLLSKTPFQTASLSFVARNLAILYKNAENIDPESSYTSTNAQGLDYFGMPPTRTYGFNLRVSF; encoded by the coding sequence ATGAAAAAACTCTACAGGTGCATGGGACTGCCATTGGCCATGCTACTACTGTTCACCTCCATGGCACTGGCGCAGAACCGAACTGTGACCGGTTTAATCACGGATGAGAACGGCACTGGAATGCCCGGTGTCAACGTGATCGTAAAAGGAACGTCGAACGGTACCACCACCGACAGCGACGGTAAATATTCGATAGGAGTTCCTGAGGGCACCGCGACGCTGGTCGTTTCCTTCATTGGCTATGCCACCCAGGAAGTGGACGTCGGATCGCGAACCGCCATCGATGTGAAAATGGCAAGCGATGTGAAGCAACTCAATGAAGTGGTGGTGACGGCGCTTGGTATTGAAAGAAATACCAAGGCCCTTCAATCGTCGGTTACACAGATCAGCGGCGACAACTTTACACAAGCACGTGAGGTCAACATGGCCAATGGTCTGGCAGGCCGCGTGGCCGGTGTGAACGTGACCAAGATCGCGTCCGGTCCCGCCGGATCGTCGCGCATCGTTATCCGCGGTGCGAAGTCTTTGAACACGCAGGCGGGGGCAATGAACCAGCCTTTGTATGTGATCGATGGTATCCCGATGGACAACACCAACTACGGTCAGGCGGGTGTGTGGGGTGGCGGTGACCAGGGCGACGGTACGAGCAGTATCAGCCCGGATGATATTCAATCCATGACGGTCCTCAAAGGCGCCAGTGCTGCTGCACTCTACGGCTCCCGTGCCGCGCAAGGGGTTATTCTCATCACCACTAAAAAAGGAACCGCGCGCAAAGGCGTGGGTATTGAATTCAACTCCAACTTCGTTTTTGACAAGATCTACAACCTGACCGACTGGCAACACAGTTATGGTTCCGGTGCGTATACCGGTGTGGGCTCACTGGCCAACCGCGTGGCTACCAAAGCGAGCAACCCGGAAGATGTGCAGAGCGCTTTCGACAACGGATGGTACGACCAGGCATGGGGCCCCAAGATGGATGGCTCGACGGTCTATCACTTCGACGGCAAGGCGCATCCCTATTCTTATCAGGGAGACCAATGGGATAAATTCTACCGGACCGGAACGTCGTTCACCAACAGCCTTGCTTTTACGGGCGGCAGCGAGACACAGAATTTCCGTTTCTCGATGGCGAACCTGAACAGCAAGAGCGTTATGCCGAATTCGGGATTTGACCGGGTGAATCTCTCACTGGCGTCCAACTCGAAGTTTGGCAAGAAACTAACGTTGACGACGAAGATCATGTACTCGAATGAGAAGGCTAAAAATCGTCCGAACGTTTCCGACTCGCCGGGCAATGCGATCCAGTCCGTATACTATATCAACAACGATTATAACATCGACGAATACCGGGGCGATCCCAACAAACCCGGCGCGGTCTGGACAGGTGGACCAACGCCACTCGATGGCAAAGGCAATGGCCAGGAGTTGCAAGGTTCTTCCAACTTGTGGGGACAAAATCCCTATTGGGCAGCCTATCAATTCAAGAACACGGATACGCGCGACCGCATTCTTGCTTCCGGCCAGTTGCGGTATGACATCACCAATTTTCTGTATGCCCAGGTAAAGGGCGGTATGGACTGGTCGACAAAACGGGGCTCACAACTCACACCGGAGGGAACAGGTTATCAACTCCCGGGTGCGCTCACCGAATACGAAGCGCGCGCGAGAGAGATCAACCTGGAATACATCGTCGGCTTCAACAAAACCTTTGGCAAGTTCAATATCAATGCTTTTGGTGGCGGCAACAAGATGACGTCGGAATATGAAAAAAGCGATTTGGCAGGAAACGGATTCAATACCCCCTTCCTCGCGTCCATCAGCAACGCCGCATCAAAAACGTTTAACTACGATTATAGAAAACAAGGTATCAACTCGCTCTTCGGATCGGCTGAAATTTCGTTCCAGAACTATTTGTTCTTAACGGCTACCGCCCGCAAGGACTGGTTCTCGGTGTTGAATTACCCGCACAACAATAAATTCTATCCGTCCATCGGTGCCAGCTTTGTATTCTCCGATGCTTTTGCTGGACTGCCGCAGTGGCTGAGTTTTGGAAAGATCAGGGCTTCGTGGGGACGCGTGGGTAACGCATTTTCGGTTGTGCCGTATAGCACCAATTTGCAATACACCACAGGCCTGACCCACCTCAGCAGGCCGTTGGGATATTACTCCTCGGCAAACACCACCAACAACGGAAATTTGCCTAATCCCGATCTGGTGCCCTATATATCGACTGAAACGGAGTTCGGTATGGATGTGCGATTCTTTGAGAGCAGACTGGGTATCGACCTCACCTACTATTCGCAAAAAACTACGGAAGACATTCTAAATGCCCCGATCTCGCGGGCCTCGGGTTTTGGAACAACCTCGGTGAACCTGGGTGAACTCACCAACAAGGGCATCGAACTCTTGATCACCGGCCAGCCCCTGCGTGGTGCCGTGACATGGGATATCTCCTTGAACTTTGCGAAGAATAACAGCAAGATCGTATCGCTCATTCCGGGAACGAATATTCTCAACGTCGAAGAACCCCGGACCCGGACCGTGTTTGTGAGCCAGATCGTGGGTCAACCCTTTGGCACATTGACCGGCGTCAAACAAAAGGTATCGCCCGATGGCCAGTTGATCTATGACAAAGACGGCGCGCCGCTTACCGATAATAACTACTATGTTCTCGGCAAAGGGGTTCCGGATTTCACGGGTGGGTTGAACAACTCGTTTACCTATAAGCAATTCAACCTGGCGTTCCTCATCGACTTCAAGTCGGGTGGCAAGATCTACTCCGGTACCAACGTGCGGATGACCGAAGCCGGCTTCCACAAACAAACCCTGCAGGGCAGGGATGGCGAAGCGCCGCTTACCATCAATGGCGTAACGGAAGTGACCGATGCCAGTGGTGCCGTGACAGGTTATGAACCGATCAATAGGGCGCTGGCCCCGGGTGAAGCCCAGAACTACTGGTCCCAGTTGGGTGAACGCGCACAGGATCATTTTGTGTACGATGCGTCCTTTATCAAATTGAGGCAAGTGACTTTGGGTTACAACCTGCCGAGAACGCTTTTGTCGAAAACGCCTTTCCAAACCGCGTCTCTCTCGTTTGTTGCACGCAACCTGGCGATCTTGTATAAGAACGCTGAGAACATCGATCCCGAATCGTCCTATACCAGCACCAATGCACAAGGTTTGGATTATTTCGGTATGCCACCCACGAGAACCTATGGCTTCAATTTGAGAGTATCGTTCTAA
- a CDS encoding response regulator transcription factor, producing MGLPFKKRVMIVEDDQEIRNSFTLIVNSSQKFMVVNAYGSAEDAIANLNRDKPEIVLMDIELPGVNGIHGTKVIKDKSPHTDIIMVSVYEDSELVFEALKAGASGYITKSANYMELLSALDEIVKGGAPMSSRIARMVIDNFHVNPNSPLTKRETEILQLISEGKTYTQISEELFISKETAKTHIKNIYSKLQVNSKSEAIAKANLEKLI from the coding sequence ATGGGCTTGCCTTTTAAAAAACGCGTGATGATCGTGGAGGACGACCAGGAGATCCGCAACAGCTTCACCCTGATCGTGAACAGCTCCCAGAAGTTTATGGTGGTGAACGCCTACGGCTCGGCCGAAGACGCCATCGCCAACCTGAACCGCGACAAACCCGAGATCGTGCTCATGGACATCGAGCTTCCCGGTGTGAATGGTATCCATGGCACCAAGGTCATTAAAGATAAAAGCCCCCACACCGACATCATCATGGTCTCGGTCTATGAAGACAGTGAACTTGTCTTCGAGGCCCTCAAGGCCGGCGCCAGCGGCTACATCACCAAGAGCGCCAACTACATGGAACTGCTGAGCGCGCTCGACGAGATCGTGAAAGGCGGAGCCCCCATGAGCAGTCGTATCGCCCGTATGGTCATAGACAACTTCCACGTGAATCCCAACTCTCCACTCACCAAACGCGAAACGGAGATCCTGCAGTTGATCTCCGAAGGTAAGACGTACACGCAGATCTCCGAAGAGCTGTTCATCAGCAAGGAGACCGCAAAAACCCACATCAAAAACATCTATTCCAAGTTGCAAGTGAACAGCAAATCGGAAGCGATCGCGAAAGCAAATCTGGAGAAGTTAATATAG